One part of the Nostoc sp. PCC 7120 = FACHB-418 genome encodes these proteins:
- the trxA gene encoding thioredoxin has product MTEKKQFNSFEEMLSGSDLPVLVDFYADWCGPCQMMGTILQQVNNQLKDRIRIVKIDTEKYTELATQYQIAALPTLVLFKQGKPVDRIEGVLQTPDLVRRLQSFV; this is encoded by the coding sequence ATGACTGAGAAAAAACAATTCAACAGCTTTGAAGAGATGCTATCTGGTTCTGATTTACCTGTTTTAGTAGACTTTTATGCTGACTGGTGTGGCCCCTGTCAGATGATGGGGACAATTTTACAACAAGTAAACAATCAACTTAAAGACCGCATACGAATTGTCAAAATTGACACAGAAAAATACACAGAGTTGGCAACTCAGTATCAAATTGCAGCTCTACCAACACTGGTATTATTCAAACAAGGTAAACCAGTAGATCGAATTGAAGGTGTATTGCAAACGCCCGATTTAGTACGGCGTTTGCAAAGTTTCGTTTAG
- the fabG gene encoding 3-oxoacyl-[acyl-carrier-protein] reductase has product MAILSENLRGQVAVVTGASRGIGRAIALELANYGATVVVNYASSSTAADEVVAEITGAGGEAVALKADVSQVEQVDNLINGAIDKFKRIDILVNNAGITRDTLLLRMKPEDWQAVIDLNLTGVFLCTRAVSKLMLKQRSGRIINITSVAGQMGNPGQANYSAAKAGVIGFTKTVAKELASRGITVNAVAPGFIATDMTSNLKSEGILQYIPLGRYGQPEEIAGMVRFLAADPAAAYITGQVFNVDGGMVMA; this is encoded by the coding sequence ATGGCAATCTTAAGTGAAAATTTACGAGGACAAGTTGCCGTTGTTACAGGCGCTTCACGGGGGATTGGACGAGCGATCGCCTTAGAATTAGCTAATTATGGTGCTACTGTAGTGGTCAATTACGCTAGTTCTAGCACTGCTGCCGATGAGGTAGTAGCAGAAATTACAGGTGCTGGTGGTGAAGCTGTAGCCTTAAAAGCCGATGTTTCACAAGTTGAGCAAGTAGACAATCTGATCAATGGGGCGATCGATAAGTTCAAACGCATCGATATTTTGGTAAATAATGCAGGTATTACCCGCGACACATTGCTATTAAGAATGAAGCCAGAAGACTGGCAAGCAGTTATTGACCTTAACTTAACTGGTGTATTTTTATGCACTCGTGCCGTCAGTAAACTTATGCTCAAGCAACGTTCTGGCAGAATTATCAATATTACCTCTGTAGCTGGACAAATGGGTAATCCCGGTCAGGCGAATTACAGTGCCGCCAAAGCAGGTGTGATTGGCTTTACAAAAACAGTTGCTAAAGAATTAGCTTCTCGTGGCATTACCGTTAACGCCGTCGCCCCTGGTTTCATCGCTACAGACATGACCAGCAACCTCAAATCTGAGGGTATTTTGCAATACATCCCTCTAGGTCGCTATGGTCAACCAGAGGAAATTGCCGGTATGGTACGTTTCCTAGCAGCCGACCCCGCCGCCGCCTATATTACCGGACAAGTATTTAATGTCGATGGCGGTATGGTGATGGCTTAA